Below is a window of Populus trichocarpa isolate Nisqually-1 chromosome 3, P.trichocarpa_v4.1, whole genome shotgun sequence DNA.
TTTCTCAACGCGGTCAACCTGTAATGGTGAAACAGAATGGGGCATGGCATTTCACAACATGTTGGAGGTGAAGATAACTCAACCAGCCAATAAGGACTCCAAGCAAATAGCACAAGAAATTAATACACCTTATCCCGAGAACGGTGGCCCCCAAAGAAGGCGGCGGTGCAAGCATAGGCCGGTCAACCTACCACCTAGTCTATGCCTCTATGTGCTTGCTGAACAGAAAGAATTCCTTCACTGAATCAATCATAGACATAAACTAGGATGCAACATCACGTTCCAATAAACAGCCCATAAACTTGCGTGGTTCCAGAAAAGGAACAGACATAAAAAGCTATGGGCACTATCATTAAGCAACAATGGCACACACGGGTTCACCgcttcaaaaaatttaaaaacaaaggtCCCTGACTTCGGTATATTTCAGCGAGAAATTACAAATGGGATACAAGCAAACATTCAAAAGCAAACAAAACCCCGGGAAATACAGAAGCCTCCGGAACCTCGGCAAAAAGATCCCTTATTTTCTCAGAAACTCCTATACATACtatgttgtgtgtgtgtgtgtagattACTCTCAACAACATCCAAAATTTCGAAGCCCCACCTGATGCTTCTTTGTCTAACCATTTCAGAATTCTATGAAAATCTGAATAAAATTGGAAATTCACTTTAGGTCTGGCTAGGTCctctataatttttaagaagcttctcaaaagatgaaaaaagtcTCTTTTTAATCAGCCACCACAGCGCCGTAAAGACTTGGGGTGGCGCCGATCTTAAATTACTCAGTCCTACGAGGTTAGAGCCCACAAAAACAAGTGGCTTGCTTAATCAGACTCCTTTCCAGAACCTGAGGAAGCGTCCCCATTTGAAGAATCCTCCCCACCTGCCAGATTTGATGGGCTTCCTTGCTGGTTCTCCTCATGGGTGATGGTTCGGGGTTTCCCAGGTCTAGTTCTTACATTAACCCCCATTGGAAAGGGCACCTGCCAATAAAGACAGGGTCAGCATGAAATTACTTTCATTCTTTTCTCTACGACTCTACCATAGTACCATTAAATAAGGGGGATTTGGTTGCTCTACAAGACTGAGGCCCATTTTCTGGGCATcacaataaatgaaaatttttcagAAGCACAAAATTCCAACCACATTTAGCAGGATTTCTACATTCTGTTTTATGTTCGAGTCAACAATGAAACACAACTAAATCCAAATTGCCTGACTTTCTGTGATGTGCATACCTGGTCACCTGCATTGGGTCCGTCGGTATTGAAGAGAATGGGTCTGCATCGCTTATCCTCGTTCATCAAGCTTGAATTCTGGAAATGTGCAATGAGAGCTGCTTTTCCTTGTATGCGGGCATATGCAAGCGATGCTACTTTTTCACTATTGAATTTCTCCCATTTCTTTCCATTAAATGCCTGCcataattttaatttccttttagCTTTAGTCTTTGCATGTAACCTTTAGGGATAAATTTGCCATTGGCCACCCTTCTTATTTCTATAACTACACTACCCACCCCTACTTCATGATCATGTTGCAAGATGACCACTTCACCGTAACATTTAGGGTAATTGGAGTGGTCAAGAATAACAAGGGTGGTCAAAGTAATTTATCCAATCTGTTACAACATTACAGCTTACACATCACAAACCTGATAGAATGGAATTATTTGTCTGGGATCAATCATGTTGATAAACGCATACCCAACATTGCATTTGTTCTGCAAGAGTTGTTAATGTCAGGCATTGCATATTGAATGAAAGTTTATTAGAATACTATGGTTTTCCCACAATTCATCTTTAACCTTGAAATTAAAGGGCAACCTCTCTaagataaaaatgcactttccTTAAAATCAATTGGTAGGTAAACAAAATTGTAAGTTCCTTTATGGCGTTCATCGATTGCAGCCAGAAGCATTTTTGAAGTATACCTGCCACCAACACCACATTGTCAGtgttcaaaaaaataacatagacaaaaaagaattattggcaacattttaattgaaatgtaGTAATAGTGCaagtctttcttgttttttgaagTTTGTTCTAAGTAGAAATCATTGAGCATGCCAGGACTTCACACTTTCATGGAATACAAGTTACTGTTCCAAAAACAAAGTTCcagcaataaataaatagtagcCAAAAAGCAGAATATAATCACGTATTGAAGTTAGGTACCACATACTTGTTAGGAATATTCTTTATCATAAGTGTTGTTCGGTTGTCTTCCCCTTGCAATATGCGATCAATGTCAAGCTCGTATTGTTTCTTGTCTGCCTGACTAGTGCTGCCTTCATTTCTACGGCTTCTAGCACGTTCACCAGGAGCATCAAATGTATTAATCATGGGAATCATTTGGCCTCTGCCAGGAAACACCATGGACCTCTGCTGTTGTGATTGGAACCCAACATTTTGAGGGGGCATTGGAAGTTCCAGGCAGTTTCCCCCCACATGAGGAAACATCTTAGGGGAGAGAAATTCCATGGAGTGCAACGAATTATTGGAAATCCTCATGCTCCCAAGAGAACAGGGATGGAAACCAGAAGCATCAGGAGATTCCCCTGCATATGCGTGTTGTCTATCCCAGAGAGAAGGATTGACAGCTGGCACAGATCCCACATGTTGGTTATTGATGGGTAAAACAGGATTCAGCATAGGAGGTGGTGCTCTAGGAGGTCCATGCAGCCGTGGTCCAGGATGAGCTACAGAAATTCCATTGACAAATGATGGGGAGTTTGGCCAAATCATGCCTGGGGGCTGGTGATGATAGGAGTTACCCCATGTATAGTGATGTCCAGGTCGAGAGCAGCTTCCATTTCGGGCAGATCCAAAAACTGATAAAATGGAGCAAAGGCCAGACAAATGAATCTTTGTGAGAATTCAAAATTGCAACAAATAATCACCAGTATTCTTCTGGGCCAGAAACTCAATCGTTTAACATGTATATCTTTCTAACATCTCAATTTTAATTATCTGCATGTGAAACTAGCAAATAAGTGAATCAAATGGACGCAACGAAACCTATAAACCTTGATCTAGAAATTCCTGGAGTTCCATGGACAAGATAGGGAAGtgtgaaattttagtttttgtgaGTCAAACCAACTGAAAACTTTCAGTATTGTTAGTAGCACCACTGGGCTTTGCCAGCTATATGAGTCAGAAaactgataaaaacaaatgaaaagacaACTTCAGCAAGGTATCCCTTGCAATTACCTCCTTCACTGAATTCAATTGGGTTTCCATTTGGGCTAATTCTGGCTAAATGCCGGGTATCAATTCTTTCAAGTAGCCTTGGATTGATGTTTGCAGCCATTGCTCCAGGAGAGTTGCAGTGAACACCACTATTTAGACCATCATACTCGGGAAGTGAATGAGGATGAAAATTTAAAGTGCTCTGGATATCAAATTTCAAATGACCTGGTGAGTGACTGAGCTCAGCAAAGCCAGTTTGATTGCCAGCTGATTCAACTCTTGAAAGTGAGGACATGCTGTTAGGAACGCTAGAAGAGATTCCATGATGCAATGCAGATTCAAAAAACGGGGCTTGTGTTGCAGAGTGTGCTCCCAAAATAGGCCCATTATCCATGCCAGTGGATATAACTGTTCCTGTTAACAATGCTTCATGAGAGACATGGATATTTATTTAGTGAGTAGGATATCTCATTTCCAACAATCTTACCAGAGAATTCAGTAGTTGAGTTATTGGGAGGGCTGCTCTGCTGCACGAAAGGCCCAAATTCATCTTGTTCCAACTCAGGAGGAATCTGGTGCAATAAACTGCagccaaaaaccaaaataaacctAGACTTTAGCAACAGATCCTAAGAAAAGTCTAGGTCCATTCAGCAGAAATGATGAACCAGCTATTAGTTGAATATTGACAACAAAAAGTAATAAACGGTGAGGATGGAGCGGGTCTTGCATTTCAATCTTGCCAAGCAAGTATAGATATTAAAATGTAAATGCGAACTGGGAAACCCATTGGTTCTGTCTGCTTAAAACTAATGTTTTTGGCCTATTTTATCCCACCCAAACATGGAAAGAGAGGAAATATTTCTGCTACTCGCCCACTTATATTGGATAggtaatcaaaataaacaaaagcaaaagtagaaagaaagaaagtatgTGGGGAAAAATAAATGGAGAGTTAGTATGGTTGGACAATACCCACCGTCTCAAACCCCCTGGACAGCTTGCTTCAAGCTTAATCCGCTTCCCAGCAATATCACTCTTGTTCAATGCATGAAGAGCAGCCTCTGCAGCTCTCACatcataaaattcaacaaatttgtGATGATTTCTGTGTGGGGTTTCACGAATCTGCAATGCAAGAGCAATGTGGGTTCATGCCTTGGTTGTAGAGTTTCTCAACAACAATATATGAAAATCAGCAACCAAGCTCACCTCCTTGATCTCTCCATAGACGCCAAATATCCGACGAAGATCGTCGTTTGAAACAGAAGAATCAAGGTTGAACACAGCAAGAGTGCCCTGGTTAAAATCTTTCTCTGAAGGGTTGTCCTGACAAAAGTAATTAGAAAGGAAACAGGTCACGTAACAAGATTGATGCAtgtaaaaaaatgtcaaaagtaTGCAAGAGAGTACAAATCCTAACAAAGGGACTGCCATTCTGATAAAGTAAAGTGATGATGGACTATGCACAACCATACAACCAGGAAAGGCAGCAAAATCCACCTTTGGAATTGAGTAATGAATGTCAAGTTTCCTACATCTCAAAGGCCTATTCTGTAGTGCTTTCATCGCGTTTTTGGCTGCTCTAATATCGTAGTAGGATATCATAACAAAACCTCGATGCTTGCAAGCCGTATAAAGTGTACGAATATCACCATAttgctgctcattcaatataaaaataataaaaatcagtgAAACATTCTTTGAAGACAAATAGCTCAAGTTAATAACATGGGTGGAAGACAAATTAAAGCACCATGTCAAACACATACCTCAAATATAGCCCTTAACTCAGACTCTTCGACATTGCTATTTATATTTCTCACAAAGAGCGTTCTAGAAGGGTGTTCACCGTAAGGGTGTTCTCCTGCCACTGAAAGATTGCATGCCCCCAGCTGACCATTAGAAGCTCCTCCATGAAATTCAGAGTCAATCTGGGCCACAGAACCATCATCCCCCAAATCCATCCCTCCAACACTGCTGAAAAAGTCCAAATCCTCCATATCATCTCCACCACTGGGATGGTTGATATTTTCTACTCTATCAGTCACCCCACTAAACAAGTCATCGTCATTGGGAAGAAGGTTTCCAATGGTTTGGGCCTCAATTTCTTCAAGAGACTGAAAAGGTTCCTCTTCCTCAAAGTGAGAGGCAATGGTATCAACGGAATGGCCATATAGAGAATTGGTTGAAGATAATCTCACTGCATCAAGAGCATGAAACTGTAGATCAGATTGCGGTATCCCAAAAGGAGACTACATCCTAGAAACCAAATCTGGATATGGGAAAGGCTGGCATGTGGCACACAGTTTAAATTTACATGGAAGTTTGCGGACAAGGTGTGCAAAAACAAGccaactgagaaaaaaaaacttacactTCCTACTAAATAATTCTGATAACGAGCTTGAGAAGAGACTATTCTCGTGCTGAGTTGCCATCGCATTCACTTTGCCAACTTCTGCAAAATAAGATGTTGGCTGTACATTCAAACTGGTCCCTGTACCAGTATCGTTGTCCACGGGTCTCAACAAAGTGAAGGACCGGTTTAATGCTCTCTCTGCTCCCACTGCATGCTTATCTAAGCTATGATTCATTTTCTGGTCATGCATTAGGGAAGGCTGAGGATGTTCAAGCGATTGAACTGACTCCACAGCTACAAGTTTCTCACTGGGTGACAAGACATATGATTTCCCAACTGCTCTTCAACAAATAATATCAGTTTCTATTCCATAAGAAAACTCGCTTACCATAATAGAAGAGCTATACTCACCTAGCAATGACATAATTTCACAAACTGATCATGCACTAAAAAGACTAGTTTGCTACAGAATTTAGAGACAACAATAATTAATTCCATGGTAGAGTACATTCTAAAATTCTGATTAAATTTCAATATGGAACCAGCCCCGCCTATACCAATCGAAACTGAGCACACAGACTACATTGTGCTTCTATTAAAACACTTTCGAGGACAGCAGAAAATCCAAGTGAAAGGAGCCGATTAAGTATCCGATTTATGTTTCCTTCTGGTTCCTTCTTTCTACAAGATTATTAGAGGCACATGATTGATTGACGGATCAGATTAGATAttcattaactaataatatCTTTAACATGGTAGAAACTATGGCAGGTCAATAAACCATATTCACAAAATTAAACCATTATATTCTCAATAACAACAGAATACGTCATCCTATAGATGTCATCAATAGCAGTTTACATCACCCTATACACGTCATCAATAGCAGCTTACATCATCCCATGGAGCTAATTCTTCATTTGCCAATTCAAGAtgcttaataaattatttaatgtaCACGTGGCTTATTAGGGATCTGGGATACAGAATTGAAAGATATATCCAACCTTCTAAACCACACAACAAAATCATGAGTCAACAAAAAGGTGAGAATCTAGAAACGATCAGATCCCAGTTTGGGAAGAAAGATAAAGAGTTAAAAAGTGGCTGACTATAAGAAAACACTTGTGTTATGTCCTAGGAATTCACCAACATACTGCTTAGCTGCCATACAAACAATTGCAAGTTCTCAATCAAAAAGATCtaaaggtaacaaaaaaaaaagatccatgTAATGGCAGTCTATCTGATGAATCAAAACCGTAAAACCTACGCGTATCTCGAATATACTGACCGCGTTGATCAGGCATTGTGTCTGACTTCCAAAACCCCACCTGCCTCTGCCacacatagaaaacaaaatcaatcaataacaattcaaacaaaaaccacataaaaaaatcaattaagcaCTACAATCTACACCAATAAATAAACCCTTATAAACATGCaatctaaccatcaaacaaaatCGGAAATGATTAAACTAAAGGATGAAACACAAAAATGCACCACCAGTTGTACCTCACTGGGAAAGGAAGCATCTTCAGAGAAAAATGATGATGAGGACAAACCCTGTAAGTCCATTATTTCAGATGGCATTATGATTTGATGCCTAAAACAAGACTATATAAAACCCCCCCACCCAAAGAAAAAACTCGATCTCCGCTGTTGCATTAACACTTGTGTAAAAAATATCTCAGATGCTTCTACGGAAACTCTGCAAGGCAAAAATTTGGACAGTTATAGATAGCAAAGTAAGGCAAAACTAGGCAACTTGATAAAAGCACAGTATAGATGATAGGattacaaataattaatttcatttatacCAAAATCTGCAAGTTGTTTCAGCTTAAGCTCTTAATTGGAAAGTAAGCAATTATAGCAagtcaaaacaacaaaaacaaaattaattattccttcatttgataataataataataataataataataacctcTCATGATTCACACCAaccaaacatagaaaaataaattaaattaagttaaaacattaataaaaattaaacacggAATTGTTAATTCAATGCAAATTTTGCAGGTGCAATTTtcaaaaagatccaaaacagcttaaatttaacaaaatccaGTTACCTTAAACATTTTTGGACTCCAGAAAAATAACCGATCAGATAATCAAAATTACAAAAGCCCACCTTGGAGCGAAACAAATGTAACCAGCAAACGGAcctcaattattaaaaaacagaaacagactCCAATTcacggagagagagagagagagagagaggaggagggaAAAAATACATAGCggagaaatgaagaaaagagaagaatttaAACAGAGAGAATTCAAACGAGAGAGATCGAATAAATTACGGCTAAAGGAAAGGGAATTGAAGGAAGAAGGTATCAACTTATTAGTAGCATAGCATCTTTGCCGTGTAAGATCCTCCCACCAAACACTGCCTTCCTTCCTtgattctcttttaatttcccTGCATTGCACGTTAACCTCccctatattttatttcttcaatttttttaattacaaagttCCTCTCTCTTCAGCTAAGAATCAGATTCTCCGGCGGTGAGAAACAGAATTTCCGGCGAGATTGAGACCTCTCgccagaaagagagagaatggGCGTGGTTGTTTTTTCCCTTAACggagataaaaatgaaaaaaataaaatgacggTGGTTGCAAAAACTAGACCAGTTTCCTACAAACACGAGACCATGAGAGAGAGATGAGGCTGGGAGACCGTTAAGACTTAATTCTAACGCCGTTAAGCATGAAAGTCCAATAATCCGTTGTTagtaaaagaaagagagaggtcTTCTTTCTGTCTTTGCTATGCATAGAATTAGATTGAATAGATTATTACTAAAAAGACTTGAAATGCCACGCTGGCATTTTCTCTAAAGCcggttaattttaaatttgaattatgaAATGACGAGAATGGACATGGTCTGCTGTGATTGAGCCTCCGAAACGGTTATCACTTTAAATTGcgtttctttagtttttggacaacatatacaaatataaaaaaattaaatatatgtttaattagtcaaagaaaatgtgaaaaaataaattttatattataaaaattttagaataattttctgtatttttaaaataaaaatgataaaaatatatatattttttcactagttttatattttttgtttcaaaacataaataaaaaataactcttttACCTATATTTCGTTTGAAGATACATAACAAGGACAAAATATTGCGGTAAAAAAACTTTACCAGGGTAGGGGTAAAATATTGGTGGTGGTGTGATGGTTGAGGTCACAGGATCGGTACCGTTTTGGAACTCCTCCTTAATTTAGTGGGCCTTGAGATTCGTGAGGTGTTTAAATTCTTAGATAAACGGAgaatacttaaatatttttattattgagaaaTTATCCTGTGAAGCAGTGATGATTAGCGTGGGAAACTTGTGGCGGAGAAAGAAGagtttcaagattttatttgcCACGCGTAGACTGGTGAGTGGATGGGAATGTGATGGTACAGTAAGAGTGGAGGAACTTTACTTCCcctgaattttttgaataatcatGGTTGATGTAACGTGGCTGGATAAACGGAGAGCGTGTCCTTAAGAAATGATCGTGAGTGTTTTTCTTGCCGTAGAagtacttttttaaaatgatttttatttaaaaaatattaaattaatatttattattttaatataatttaaaattaaaaaaaaatctgtattACAGTACAGAACATTCGCAGagttaaatgtaaaaaaaatagatttgtgaAAATTAGTTGGCACGTGtgcaaaatcaatttatttttttagaatatcttttctctttttgggTAGCGAATATTAGACAAAATCGATTGGCTGGCCTGAGTTCGGATCGTCGAATATTGGGTGGATGCTAAAACTTTGTcctactttttttcttctttattttgacAGGGGACACCAATTCCAGTTatctctgcttttttttttttcttaattttttttattacattagttgaattttattacagatcaatatatttatatctatCATCATAAAACTTAAAGACCAACCGAataactatctaggtggtggcttggtgataagagcttgggatcaagaggtttgctccctctgtgatctcaggttcgagccctgtggttgctcatatgatggtcactggaggcttacatggtcgttaacttcagggcccgtgggattagtcgaggtgcacgcaagctgacccggacacccacattaaactaaaaaaaaaaaaaagacaaaccgAACCTCTTGAGTTTAGCTAGATTTTTACTCATTAATACTTGTTTTagcttaattattaattaattaattagcggAGCAAACTCAATTTGATCGAGTCCTTAAGATTCAATGGCTTTAAGATAGAATCTAGACCAATTTAACACGAAACAAACTGATATGATCGTGTCCTTGAGATTCAATGGCTTCAAGATAGAATTTAGAACAATTTAATACTCAATTTAAAGCATTGATGAGCGCTGAGTGTATCTTTTgctgattatttttaataaataacaaatatgccatttatttcttcatatataataattgcAAACATGCGTGCACGGATAAAGTTCAGGAAAAAAATGCATGCCCGGATgggacaacaaaaaaaaaattgacttctAGCATACATATGTAtcaaagtaaattataaaatattcaaattgcAAGCATTTATCAAATCTCATGCGTCTTTGAACTAGTTCTAATCTTCTATATATACTCGTGGACAAATTTAAACTCGTGCAAAGAGTGAGCACTGAGCTTGCGTACacattttttaacttaattataaatttgatttcggtttgtgtttaaatctcaacaacttaaaattaaacaatatttatcACAACATCAAACTAAACTCAACTTAATCACGTTCTTACTTGTCTTCAATGGCGAAGGAGATTGAAAATGtatgattaataaatatttaatttaaaatgtgtGATCAGAGTCGACGACGCAATCTTTTATATATGTtcaatgaaaaatcataatagTAACTATTAATAGGGTAGAATTATATATAATGCTTGGCAACATTTGCAATCCTATGATTTTCTGTAACTTCAACGAAAAATACACTGTCCTGCCACAATTGTTAATAAGCTAACATAAAAACACGaagaatattatttatatcctatggtataataataataagaagaatagAAAACACTATTATCACAGAGATATAATGATAAGATATGAAATTTCAATAATATCTCACTAATGAATacaaataatagttttttctgATTCAAGATAacgtattatatatatatatatatattcattagaGACAAGTAtgcatagattttattttttttcattacatctACAATCATACACAATAAATGATTAAATATTCTTGTTTGCtaggatttaaatttaaaagtacattaaaaataataataacatgcaCACAGAGTGCTTATATCCCACTAGCCTGTGtaatatattaattgaaaaaccaCGGCTTAGGAATAGTTATAGACATaagtctttttttatgattttaaaataaaattataatgaaattgaaacgGTGAAAGGAActtattatacaataaaattcattataCTTAGGTGTTGCCTTACCTGTCATGACAAGACTAGTACCGGTTATGTAGCCAGGTGCGCTACTGTGGTTTTGTGATGTAGTACATGCACGAACAAGCAGTCGCGGATCATTCGCACCTGACCATGCATCTTGGATCACCATTTGGCGCACAAGCAGCCAATGATGTGTCACGCCTGAAGACCTGCACAGCAGCTTCgtctagttgtttttttttttgttttttaatgtattgtttttttgaaaatttattaaaataattttttatttatttttttaaaatttatttttaacattaatatattaaaatgatttgaaataaaaaaaattaaagtaaataaaaatttaaattttttcaaaaatatataaaaaacaaccctACTCTTCGTATAGCTAGGCTGGCCATTGCATAAAATGACAGCCTAACTACATGCAAGCACATATAGTTTTTTCCTGAAAGGGGAAGGCGTGTCTTGATTTTG
It encodes the following:
- the LOC7481178 gene encoding protein MEI2-like 4 isoform X2, whose translation is MPSEIMDLQGLSSSSFFSEDASFPSERQVGFWKSDTMPDQRVGKSYVLSPSEKLVAVESVQSLEHPQPSLMHDQKMNHSLDKHAVGAERALNRSFTLLRPVDNDTGTGTSLNVQPTSYFAEVGKVNAMATQHENSLFSSSLSELFSRKLRLSSTNSLYGHSVDTIASHFEEEEPFQSLEEIEAQTIGNLLPNDDDLFSGVTDRVENINHPSGGDDMEDLDFFSSVGGMDLGDDGSVAQIDSEFHGGASNGQLGACNLSVAGEHPYGEHPSRTLFVRNINSNVEESELRAIFEQYGDIRTLYTACKHRGFVMISYYDIRAAKNAMKALQNRPLRCRKLDIHYSIPKDNPSEKDFNQGTLAVFNLDSSVSNDDLRRIFGVYGEIKEIRETPHRNHHKFVEFYDVRAAEAALHALNKSDIAGKRIKLEASCPGGLRRLLHQIPPELEQDEFGPFVQQSSPPNNSTTEFSGTVISTGMDNGPILGAHSATQAPFFESALHHGISSSVPNSMSSLSRVESAGNQTGFAELSHSPGHLKFDIQSTLNFHPHSLPEYDGLNSGVHCNSPGAMAANINPRLLERIDTRHLARISPNGNPIEFSEGVFGSARNGSCSRPGHHYTWGNSYHHQPPGMIWPNSPSFVNGISVAHPGPRLHGPPRAPPPMLNPVLPINNQHVGSVPAVNPSLWDRQHAYAGESPDASGFHPCSLGSMRISNNSLHSMEFLSPKMFPHVGGNCLELPMPPQNVGFQSQQQRSMVFPGRGQMIPMINTFDAPGERARSRRNEGSTSQADKKQYELDIDRILQGEDNRTTLMIKNIPNKYTSKMLLAAIDERHKGTYNFVYLPIDFKNKCNVGYAFINMIDPRQIIPFYQAFNGKKWEKFNSEKVASLAYARIQGKAALIAHFQNSSLMNEDKRCRPILFNTDGPNAGDQVPFPMGVNVRTRPGKPRTITHEENQQGSPSNLAGGEDSSNGDASSGSGKESD
- the LOC7481178 gene encoding protein MEI2-like 4 isoform X1, which produces MPSEIMDLQGLSSSSFFSEDASFPSERQVGFWKSDTMPDQRGQYIRDTLGKSYVLSPSEKLVAVESVQSLEHPQPSLMHDQKMNHSLDKHAVGAERALNRSFTLLRPVDNDTGTGTSLNVQPTSYFAEVGKVNAMATQHENSLFSSSLSELFSRKLRLSSTNSLYGHSVDTIASHFEEEEPFQSLEEIEAQTIGNLLPNDDDLFSGVTDRVENINHPSGGDDMEDLDFFSSVGGMDLGDDGSVAQIDSEFHGGASNGQLGACNLSVAGEHPYGEHPSRTLFVRNINSNVEESELRAIFEQYGDIRTLYTACKHRGFVMISYYDIRAAKNAMKALQNRPLRCRKLDIHYSIPKDNPSEKDFNQGTLAVFNLDSSVSNDDLRRIFGVYGEIKEIRETPHRNHHKFVEFYDVRAAEAALHALNKSDIAGKRIKLEASCPGGLRRLLHQIPPELEQDEFGPFVQQSSPPNNSTTEFSGTVISTGMDNGPILGAHSATQAPFFESALHHGISSSVPNSMSSLSRVESAGNQTGFAELSHSPGHLKFDIQSTLNFHPHSLPEYDGLNSGVHCNSPGAMAANINPRLLERIDTRHLARISPNGNPIEFSEGVFGSARNGSCSRPGHHYTWGNSYHHQPPGMIWPNSPSFVNGISVAHPGPRLHGPPRAPPPMLNPVLPINNQHVGSVPAVNPSLWDRQHAYAGESPDASGFHPCSLGSMRISNNSLHSMEFLSPKMFPHVGGNCLELPMPPQNVGFQSQQQRSMVFPGRGQMIPMINTFDAPGERARSRRNEGSTSQADKKQYELDIDRILQGEDNRTTLMIKNIPNKYTSKMLLAAIDERHKGTYNFVYLPIDFKNKCNVGYAFINMIDPRQIIPFYQAFNGKKWEKFNSEKVASLAYARIQGKAALIAHFQNSSLMNEDKRCRPILFNTDGPNAGDQVPFPMGVNVRTRPGKPRTITHEENQQGSPSNLAGGEDSSNGDASSGSGKESD